A single window of Narcine bancroftii isolate sNarBan1 chromosome 1, sNarBan1.hap1, whole genome shotgun sequence DNA harbors:
- the LOC138742053 gene encoding uncharacterized protein has protein sequence MERLTRPEKLDIDPQSATAFKAFKFWLLNFVNFLRFTEVEEDNQRLTALLSMVSLRVYENIQDETTYTAAINVLKELYDPPVNRVHAQLVLASRKQRPGESSRAYLQVLKALGKDCNCVDKTAAEITNDLVRDAYVAGLRSNEVRLGLLEQGVEKLEDVARIAITMEDAALKFTEFSRDWIPRSDALCRNRGPTAPQRPGPPCRQHDCGIERRNGRTQRARW, from the exons atggagcgtttaactcgaccagaaaaacttgatatcgacccacagtcagctacagccttcaaagcctttaaattctggctgctgaactttgtaaacttcctgagattcactgaggtggaggaggataaccagcgtctaacagcattgctgtctatggtgtccttgagagtctacgagaacatccaggatgagaccacttacaccgcagccataaatgtactgaaagaactgtatgatccaccggtgaacagagttcatgcccagcTCGTGCTTGCATCGAGGAAGCAAcggcccggcgagtccagcagggcatatttacaagtattaaaggcattgggcaaggactgtaactgtgtggacaaaactgctgccgagatcacaaacgatctcgtccgggatgcctatgtggccgggctccgatcgaacgaagtgaggctgggcttgctcgagcaaggggtagaaaaactagaggacgtggcccggattgcaatcacaatggaggatgcagccttaaagttcaccgagttctctagggactggatcCCACGTTcagat gccctgtGCCGCAAcagaggaccaacagcaccccaacgacccgggccaccctgccgacaacacgactgtgGAATTGAGCGAAGGAACGGTCGCACCCaacgagcccgctggtga